In a single window of the Streptomyces cinnabarinus genome:
- a CDS encoding DUF4157 domain-containing protein, with protein MNEKSRRGAAPATPTTAPAAVPTHAAAHRPDPDAADERPRASVWPGDFALVRSHRGDQPVPEHGLPQAARDVVRRPGAPLPAGVRADAERRFRHDFSHVRVHTDPEAARASASLGARAFTVGHHIAFAASRFAPATSHGARLLTHELAHVVQQDVGRAGAAGAAAAEAEARTLAGDGSASGTVRVGAGVGVHRSPDHQMLEGDTHGYYYPPAFRPQQAQPGIDLVLGGSEPEYAQTTDPKTGRVEVTERVKGGTWIQIKRLTEKGLSVDKIKKRVTDHVNDGVAGFGGAIAEPEKAKFQPMGDAQWENKKPKSGTWSKTILTNPNRLLVHVEVPGFSKLPPSDQLEIQHAANLARKGARFGRIPLTVLVVDTPPPSRGPALGRVRFTGSMAARLPAVLAVLTTFTKLVKALDYMTGPYQVYRATVDGMWLAEQAGKQRPFILFDETQQVKDAATFLKEARVEQEAYGATLRDLPAMLPAIVASGDLAGIGRASLRLLSAATTLDSRLGQTTAEITRLEKYRGRAEQRRDAADLLLKVNAAARVIHPSTASDVDVWKTREDLQHLMNHTDNGLQDARGLRDRLSVDHDLLMTQVKLLNAWYAQLDAEQAPGQDRPPGTTLPAPQ; from the coding sequence CACGCCGCGGCGCCGCCCCCGCGACCCCGACCACGGCCCCGGCGGCCGTGCCGACCCACGCGGCTGCCCATCGGCCCGATCCGGACGCGGCGGACGAGCGGCCCCGGGCCTCCGTCTGGCCGGGGGACTTCGCCCTGGTGCGCAGCCACCGTGGCGACCAGCCGGTGCCCGAGCACGGACTGCCGCAGGCGGCCCGGGATGTGGTCCGCCGCCCCGGGGCCCCGCTTCCGGCCGGGGTGCGCGCGGACGCGGAGCGGCGCTTCCGGCACGACTTCAGCCACGTACGCGTCCACACCGATCCCGAAGCGGCCCGCGCCAGCGCCAGTCTGGGTGCTCGGGCCTTCACCGTCGGGCATCACATCGCCTTCGCCGCGAGCCGTTTCGCGCCCGCCACCTCGCACGGGGCCCGGCTACTCACTCACGAACTGGCGCATGTGGTCCAGCAGGACGTAGGCCGTGCCGGGGCCGCAGGCGCGGCCGCTGCTGAGGCCGAGGCCCGCACTCTCGCCGGGGACGGCTCGGCGTCCGGGACGGTGCGGGTCGGTGCGGGGGTCGGGGTCCACCGGTCCCCGGACCACCAGATGCTCGAAGGGGACACCCACGGCTACTACTACCCGCCGGCCTTCCGGCCGCAGCAGGCTCAGCCCGGCATCGACCTCGTCCTGGGAGGCAGCGAACCGGAGTACGCCCAGACCACCGATCCGAAGACGGGCAGGGTCGAGGTCACCGAGCGGGTGAAGGGCGGCACCTGGATCCAGATCAAGCGGCTCACGGAGAAGGGACTGAGCGTCGACAAGATCAAGAAGCGGGTGACCGATCACGTCAACGATGGGGTCGCCGGTTTCGGCGGCGCGATCGCCGAACCGGAGAAGGCCAAGTTCCAACCCATGGGCGACGCGCAGTGGGAGAACAAGAAGCCCAAGAGCGGGACCTGGAGCAAGACGATTCTCACCAACCCCAACCGGCTCCTCGTGCATGTGGAGGTGCCGGGCTTCTCCAAACTGCCACCCTCCGACCAGTTGGAGATCCAGCACGCGGCGAACCTGGCCAGGAAGGGCGCCCGCTTCGGCCGTATCCCACTGACGGTTCTGGTGGTCGACACGCCCCCGCCCTCGCGTGGCCCGGCGCTCGGCCGGGTGCGGTTCACGGGGTCCATGGCGGCGCGGCTCCCGGCCGTCCTCGCCGTCCTCACGACGTTCACCAAGCTGGTCAAGGCGCTCGACTACATGACCGGTCCCTACCAGGTCTACCGGGCCACGGTCGACGGGATGTGGCTGGCCGAACAGGCCGGCAAGCAGCGGCCGTTCATCCTCTTCGACGAGACACAGCAGGTGAAGGACGCGGCCACCTTCCTGAAGGAGGCCAGGGTCGAGCAGGAGGCGTACGGCGCGACCCTGCGCGACCTGCCCGCGATGCTCCCGGCGATCGTGGCGTCGGGAGACCTGGCCGGCATCGGAAGGGCTTCCCTGAGGCTCCTCTCGGCAGCCACGACCCTGGACTCACGGCTCGGGCAGACGACCGCCGAGATCACCCGGCTGGAGAAGTACCGGGGGCGTGCGGAGCAGCGGAGGGACGCCGCGGACCTGCTGCTCAAGGTGAACGCGGCCGCGAGAGTCATCCACCCGAGCACGGCGTCCGACGTCGATGTGTGGAAGACCCGCGAGGACCTCCAGCATCTGATGAACCACACGGACAACGGCCTGCAGGACGCGCGGGGTCTCAGGGACCGGCTCTCCGTCGACCACGATCTGCTGATGACGCAGGTCAAGCTGCTCAACGCCTGGTACGCCCAGCTGGATGCCGAGCAGGCGCCCGGGCAGGACCGGCCCCCGGGCACCACCCTCCCGGCACCGCAGTAG
- a CDS encoding phage baseplate assembly protein V yields the protein MTAPAPATKKWEGLYQGVVVSNVDTTQMGRLLVRVPEVLGDDPSIWASPLSPLAGTASGMYVVPVMGSGVWVQFLGGDPNRAVWVGFWRGGAGEVPPAAKSTPPGVPQIVLATPGQNSLVISDQSAPLGGITLQLRGPAGPFIKIDEKGIELSCGPGLASIKLMGTQVIVNGGALMVQ from the coding sequence ATGACAGCGCCCGCTCCCGCCACGAAGAAGTGGGAAGGCCTCTACCAAGGCGTCGTGGTGTCCAACGTGGACACCACCCAGATGGGCCGGCTTCTGGTGCGGGTCCCCGAGGTGCTCGGGGACGACCCCAGCATCTGGGCGTCCCCGCTCTCGCCGCTCGCGGGCACGGCCAGCGGCATGTATGTGGTGCCGGTAATGGGCTCCGGGGTGTGGGTGCAGTTCCTGGGAGGTGATCCCAACCGGGCGGTGTGGGTGGGGTTCTGGCGGGGCGGCGCGGGCGAGGTGCCGCCGGCCGCGAAGTCCACCCCGCCCGGCGTACCGCAGATCGTCCTCGCCACCCCCGGCCAGAACTCGCTGGTGATCAGCGACCAGAGCGCCCCGCTGGGCGGGATCACGCTGCAACTGCGCGGTCCGGCGGGGCCGTTCATCAAGATCGACGAGAAGGGCATCGAACTGTCCTGCGGGCCGGGACTGGCCAGCATCAAGCTCATGGGCACCCAGGTCATCGTCAACGGCGGCGCCCTGATGGTGCAGTGA
- a CDS encoding GPW/gp25 family protein: MTVLNVDFPFRFDGRGRTATADHAAHVQNLVEQVLFTTPGERVNRPDFGCGLLDLVFEPAGPEMVATVEMTAQAALQRWLGDLLTIERLEVTVEEATLSVSLSYRLIATGDQHSVRIDGGTAR; this comes from the coding sequence ATGACCGTGCTGAACGTCGACTTCCCGTTCCGCTTCGACGGCCGCGGCCGGACCGCGACCGCGGACCACGCCGCCCATGTGCAGAACCTCGTCGAGCAGGTGCTGTTCACCACTCCGGGCGAGCGGGTGAACCGGCCGGACTTCGGCTGTGGGCTGCTGGACCTGGTCTTCGAGCCGGCCGGACCGGAGATGGTCGCCACCGTGGAGATGACCGCGCAAGCCGCCCTCCAGCGCTGGCTCGGGGACCTGCTGACGATCGAGCGCCTTGAGGTCACGGTCGAGGAGGCCACCTTGAGCGTGTCCCTCTCCTACCGGCTGATCGCCACCGGCGACCAGCACAGCGTCCGGATCGACGGAGGGACCGCGCGATGA
- a CDS encoding putative baseplate assembly protein, whose amino-acid sequence MTAAAASPGAGARMPVCDSERRRAAVHEQGLAGLESVTVGADRRTLTVAYFGTLPSGLDRHSFRVEGGRRVTGIEVTDVVPHGEAEEEDEEEAHCLRLTLDRCGDASVYRLVALVRGFDSRYAAKEFTFHSAPDGLDCAPAADACPPRPSGPEPTIDYLAKDYASFRRLLLDRFSLTMPEWTERHVPDLAVTLVELLAYVGDRLSYQQDAVASEAYLDTARLRTSVRRHARLVDYPMHDGCAARAFVCLETEQETVTLPGADLAFTVLPPGRRPRPAGPVVAAGELRSGGRPVFQPVGDEEIVLRRAHNRISLWTWGDGACCLPSGATTATLRDAGPDEAGPDQEEPRRVLRLSPGDVVVFEEVLGAGTGSPADADPTHRQAVRLTEVTPGFDALSRIPVLDIAWAADDALTFPFCVSTVGPDGADREVGVVRGNTVLVEHGLLNTWADGDPEELTPSAGRLALTLRGLPVSRSAPCPRPADIATAQARALARLPETVRDRLLQLRGSDTTLEEADRAFLHTLFGPRVLARVRLDDHPKYALTTLLTRFDELLEGKIRRIEALARQARSGYVLHRADIGWELDQTWGADVWPLLAPGNRALHGPACDALRPDPREALPAVRVWATAPDESSGPEAQHSRPARRETESWTPRRDLLSSGPRDRHLVGESDDDGVLTLRFGSGGAGAEPPPGRTLLAEYRTGNGRAGNVGREAICLVSSGSAELSAVTRVSNPLPATGGTDPEPVADVRIAAPREAFRRLRRAVTAEDYAALAGLRPGVQRAAATLRWTGSWYEADIALDALGSADVPRPLLEEVRQELHRFRHIGHDVVTGPAVHVPLDVALDVTVEPGHIAGHVRRDVRRELRPGRLPDGRLGFFDPDTLTFGTPVRVSRLVAAVAGLPGVRHVEVTRLGRLHAAVETTEPVPASGLLRLRPLEIARLDDDPARPENGRLTLNLRGGR is encoded by the coding sequence ATGACGGCAGCGGCGGCCAGCCCCGGCGCGGGAGCGCGGATGCCGGTCTGCGACAGCGAGCGGCGGCGGGCCGCGGTACATGAGCAGGGGCTCGCGGGCCTTGAGTCGGTGACCGTCGGCGCCGACCGGCGCACGCTGACCGTGGCGTACTTCGGGACGCTCCCGTCGGGTCTGGACCGGCACTCCTTCCGCGTCGAGGGCGGCCGGCGCGTCACCGGCATCGAGGTCACCGACGTCGTCCCGCACGGCGAGGCCGAGGAGGAGGACGAGGAGGAGGCGCACTGTCTGAGGCTGACTCTGGACCGGTGCGGCGACGCCTCCGTCTACCGGCTGGTCGCGCTGGTCAGGGGCTTCGATTCCCGCTACGCCGCCAAGGAGTTCACCTTCCACTCCGCTCCGGACGGCCTGGACTGCGCGCCCGCCGCCGACGCCTGTCCGCCGCGACCGAGCGGTCCGGAACCGACCATCGACTATCTGGCCAAGGACTACGCCAGCTTCCGTCGGCTGCTGCTGGACCGGTTCTCCCTGACGATGCCGGAGTGGACCGAGCGGCATGTGCCCGATCTGGCCGTCACCCTGGTGGAGCTCCTCGCCTACGTCGGGGACCGGCTGAGCTACCAGCAGGACGCCGTCGCCTCCGAGGCGTATCTCGACACCGCCCGGCTGCGTACCTCGGTCCGTCGGCATGCCCGGCTGGTCGACTACCCGATGCACGACGGCTGCGCGGCCCGCGCCTTCGTCTGCCTGGAGACCGAGCAGGAGACCGTGACCCTGCCGGGCGCGGACCTGGCCTTCACCGTACTGCCGCCGGGGCGGCGCCCGCGGCCCGCGGGGCCGGTCGTCGCCGCCGGGGAACTCCGGTCCGGCGGGCGCCCCGTGTTCCAGCCGGTGGGGGACGAGGAGATCGTCCTGCGCCGGGCCCACAACCGGATCTCCCTGTGGACCTGGGGGGACGGCGCCTGCTGTCTGCCCTCCGGCGCGACGACCGCGACCCTGCGCGACGCGGGGCCCGACGAGGCGGGGCCCGACCAGGAGGAGCCACGGCGCGTTCTGCGGCTCTCCCCCGGCGATGTCGTCGTCTTCGAGGAGGTGCTGGGCGCGGGCACCGGATCCCCCGCGGACGCCGACCCGACCCACAGGCAGGCCGTCCGGCTGACCGAGGTCACCCCGGGATTCGACGCGCTGTCCCGGATCCCGGTCCTGGACATCGCGTGGGCCGCCGACGACGCCCTGACCTTTCCCTTCTGCGTCAGCACCGTCGGCCCCGACGGTGCGGACCGGGAGGTCGGTGTCGTCCGCGGCAACACGGTGCTCGTGGAGCACGGTCTGCTCAACACCTGGGCCGATGGCGACCCGGAGGAGCTCACCCCGTCCGCCGGACGCCTCGCGCTCACCCTCCGGGGCCTGCCCGTCAGCCGGTCCGCGCCATGCCCCCGCCCCGCCGACATCGCCACCGCCCAGGCCCGCGCGCTGGCCCGGCTGCCGGAGACCGTCCGCGACCGGCTCCTGCAGCTCCGCGGCTCCGACACCACCCTGGAGGAAGCCGACCGGGCGTTCCTGCACACGCTGTTCGGGCCCCGCGTCCTTGCCCGGGTCCGGCTCGACGACCACCCCAAGTACGCGCTGACCACCCTGCTGACCCGGTTCGACGAACTCCTCGAAGGGAAGATCCGCCGGATCGAGGCCCTGGCCCGGCAGGCCCGTTCGGGTTACGTCCTCCACCGGGCCGACATCGGCTGGGAACTGGACCAGACCTGGGGCGCCGACGTCTGGCCGCTGCTCGCTCCCGGCAACCGCGCCCTGCACGGCCCGGCGTGCGACGCCCTGCGCCCGGATCCGCGCGAGGCCCTGCCCGCCGTCCGCGTGTGGGCCACGGCCCCGGACGAGTCGAGCGGCCCGGAAGCCCAGCACTCGCGTCCGGCCCGGAGAGAAACCGAGTCCTGGACGCCGCGCCGGGACCTGCTCTCCAGCGGTCCGCGCGACCGGCACCTCGTCGGGGAGAGCGACGACGACGGTGTGCTCACGCTCCGGTTCGGCTCGGGCGGAGCGGGCGCCGAACCGCCGCCGGGCAGGACGCTCCTGGCCGAGTACCGGACCGGGAACGGCCGTGCGGGCAACGTCGGCCGGGAGGCGATCTGCCTGGTCTCCTCCGGCTCGGCCGAGCTGTCGGCGGTGACCCGGGTCAGCAATCCGCTCCCCGCCACCGGCGGCACCGACCCCGAACCGGTGGCCGACGTACGGATCGCCGCGCCGAGGGAGGCCTTCCGCCGGCTGCGCCGGGCCGTCACCGCCGAGGACTACGCCGCCCTCGCCGGCCTGCGCCCCGGCGTGCAGCGCGCCGCCGCGACCCTGCGCTGGACCGGCAGTTGGTACGAGGCGGACATCGCGCTCGACGCCCTGGGCAGTGCCGACGTACCGCGCCCGCTGCTGGAGGAGGTACGGCAGGAGCTGCACCGGTTCCGGCACATCGGGCACGACGTGGTCACCGGACCGGCCGTCCACGTCCCGCTGGACGTCGCCCTCGACGTCACCGTCGAACCCGGGCACATCGCCGGGCACGTACGCCGTGACGTACGGCGGGAGCTGCGCCCGGGCCGTCTTCCCGACGGGCGGCTGGGCTTCTTCGACCCCGACACCCTGACGTTCGGCACGCCCGTGCGGGTGAGCCGGCTGGTCGCCGCCGTCGCGGGGCTGCCCGGTGTGCGGCATGTCGAGGTGACCCGGCTGGGCCGGCTGCACGCCGCGGTGGAGACGACCGAACCGGTGCCCGCCTCCGGGCTGTTGCGGCTACGGCCCCTGGAGATCGCGCGGCTCGACGACGATCCGGCCCGGCCCGAAAACGGCCGGCTCACCCTGAACCTGCGAGGAGGGCGATGA
- a CDS encoding putative baseplate assembly protein — protein MSGSAHRCGCCAGTRAPAPDGVWNRPGLPALNHRIGTHREFLDAMLARLSATDHPELAALTTREPDDPAIALLDGWAMIADVLTFYQERIANEGYLRTATEQDSLTRLGRLVGHRPRPALAAAAHLAYTLDPGNSTTIPAGSQAKSSPLPGGLPQTFETSEDLTARAEWNELPVRRTGPPGITPNRALDMRSLELTGMHPSIRPGDRLLFLFANPRENVARTVWEIRADPAHDRTTVFFESPGGERRYVEAVRRMHRTLEVALADVPPSQVARDLAERLMDRLKEPEPEPDESPDTPNLHLYQERLAEPLRRLTEHLAVARAEGDTPLVEWLAPLVKRGRAVTAAVAAMTGSPQGVDPRVPTGASGSRDQAGPALLGLAPALAALGRSPSRPLAADGAAATRVGDVYSATSDALPRILAAARPQLAGELYRAMNAVSVSAPAELVEIQWLRVRAAPAGATLRETGRRGRPLIAVDSAERNSSTAPSEGRQLTLDAVYDTIVPHSWIVVQRGDRKPHIRQVAEVRQPAAMGIKVAVKSTQVVLSRGLPDKYFSDDGRREITVWAAGETLPVAEVPVPDHVGGQEITLDGAYEGLRPGQWLIVSGERTDVPFVTGVRGTELVVLGGVRQTHDRLRPGDRVHTTLVLTTRLAYRYLRETVVIHGNVTPATVGETRTEVLGSGDAGQAGQAFRLRQGPLTSLPAVTPDGAADTLTVRVGDVAWQRADDLTDLGPTDPGYRLRTGSDGSAAVEFGDGRHGARLPTGTENVTARYRIGSGSAGNLPAGQVNHVVSRPLGVSAVTNPLPSTGGTDADGVESTRSRVPLRLRALDRLVSLRDYEDFARAFTGIGKAAAQHITDGRRRFVLVTVAAADDAPLTAASPLVAALQAALARYGDPRLPVRVAVRDRVLLVLSAGVRVQSERTWEGVAPAVRAALHDALGFERAELAGSVHLSTAVRAAQSVDGVDHVDVDVFAGIPDDIDPVGLAGLAGELTTARPCVAARPAGFRTLRHSTVPGDTLTSVATRNGLTVDQLLRLNPGIGHTELRGDLSTTFPSPVVRRGLRPAQLAVLDASTPETLVLRRIP, from the coding sequence ATGAGCGGCTCCGCGCACCGCTGCGGCTGTTGCGCCGGGACCCGGGCCCCGGCCCCGGACGGGGTGTGGAACCGCCCCGGGCTGCCCGCGCTGAACCACCGCATCGGCACCCACCGGGAGTTCCTGGACGCGATGCTGGCCCGGCTGTCGGCCACCGACCACCCCGAGCTGGCCGCGCTGACCACCCGCGAGCCGGACGACCCGGCGATCGCCCTGCTGGACGGGTGGGCGATGATCGCCGACGTCCTGACCTTCTATCAGGAGCGCATCGCCAACGAGGGCTATCTGCGCACCGCCACCGAGCAGGACTCGCTGACCCGGCTCGGGCGGCTCGTCGGCCACCGGCCCCGGCCCGCGCTCGCGGCCGCCGCCCATCTCGCCTACACGCTGGACCCCGGCAACAGCACCACGATCCCGGCCGGTTCCCAGGCCAAGAGCAGTCCGCTGCCCGGTGGTCTGCCCCAGACGTTCGAGACGTCCGAGGACCTCACCGCCCGCGCCGAATGGAACGAGCTGCCGGTCCGCAGGACCGGACCGCCCGGCATCACACCCAATCGCGCGCTGGACATGCGCAGCCTCGAACTGACGGGCATGCATCCCTCGATCCGTCCGGGCGACCGGCTGCTGTTCCTGTTCGCGAACCCCCGGGAGAACGTCGCTCGGACGGTGTGGGAGATCCGGGCCGACCCCGCCCACGACCGCACCACCGTGTTCTTCGAGTCCCCGGGCGGCGAACGGCGGTACGTCGAGGCCGTGCGGCGGATGCACCGCACGCTGGAGGTGGCACTGGCGGACGTGCCGCCCTCACAGGTCGCCAGGGATCTCGCCGAGCGTCTGATGGACCGGCTGAAGGAACCCGAGCCCGAGCCCGACGAGTCGCCGGACACCCCGAACCTCCACCTGTACCAGGAGCGGCTCGCGGAGCCGCTGCGCCGGCTCACCGAGCATCTGGCCGTCGCCCGCGCCGAGGGGGACACCCCGCTCGTGGAGTGGCTCGCGCCGCTCGTCAAGCGGGGCCGGGCGGTCACGGCCGCGGTCGCCGCCATGACCGGGTCGCCCCAGGGCGTCGACCCGCGGGTGCCGACCGGCGCCTCCGGCAGCCGCGACCAGGCCGGCCCCGCCCTGCTGGGGCTGGCCCCCGCCCTGGCCGCACTGGGTCGTTCGCCGTCCCGCCCGCTCGCCGCGGACGGTGCCGCCGCCACCCGCGTCGGTGACGTCTACAGCGCCACGTCCGACGCGCTCCCCCGCATCCTCGCCGCCGCCCGCCCTCAGCTGGCCGGGGAGCTCTACCGGGCCATGAACGCCGTGTCCGTGTCCGCGCCCGCCGAACTCGTCGAGATCCAGTGGCTCCGCGTCCGGGCCGCCCCGGCAGGTGCCACGCTGCGGGAGACCGGCCGCCGGGGCAGGCCCCTGATCGCGGTGGACAGCGCGGAACGCAACAGCTCGACGGCTCCGTCGGAGGGCCGCCAGCTCACCCTCGATGCCGTCTACGACACCATCGTCCCGCACAGCTGGATCGTGGTGCAGCGGGGCGACCGCAAGCCGCACATCCGGCAGGTGGCCGAAGTGCGGCAGCCCGCCGCGATGGGCATCAAGGTGGCCGTCAAGTCGACCCAGGTGGTGCTCTCCCGCGGGCTGCCCGACAAGTACTTCTCGGACGACGGACGCCGCGAGATCACGGTCTGGGCGGCCGGTGAGACCCTGCCGGTCGCCGAGGTCCCGGTCCCGGACCACGTCGGCGGCCAGGAGATCACGCTGGACGGCGCGTACGAGGGGCTGCGCCCCGGCCAGTGGCTGATCGTCTCCGGCGAACGCACCGACGTCCCGTTCGTCACCGGCGTCCGCGGCACCGAACTGGTCGTGCTCGGCGGGGTGCGCCAGACCCATGACCGGCTGCGTCCGGGCGACCGGGTGCACACCACGCTCGTCCTGACCACCCGGCTCGCCTACCGCTACCTGCGGGAGACGGTGGTCATCCACGGCAACGTCACTCCCGCCACCGTCGGCGAGACCCGCACCGAGGTCCTCGGCAGCGGCGACGCCGGACAGGCCGGGCAGGCGTTCCGGCTGCGGCAGGGGCCGCTGACCTCCCTGCCGGCCGTCACCCCCGACGGCGCGGCCGACACCCTGACCGTGCGGGTCGGGGACGTGGCCTGGCAGCGCGCCGACGACCTGACCGACCTCGGCCCGACGGACCCCGGTTACCGGCTGCGCACCGGCTCCGACGGCTCGGCCGCCGTGGAGTTCGGCGACGGCCGGCACGGCGCCCGGCTGCCCACGGGGACGGAGAACGTCACGGCCCGCTACCGGATCGGCTCGGGCAGCGCGGGCAACCTCCCCGCCGGTCAGGTCAACCATGTGGTCAGCAGGCCGCTCGGGGTGAGCGCCGTGACCAACCCGCTGCCGTCGACCGGCGGGACGGACGCGGACGGCGTGGAGAGCACCCGCTCCCGGGTCCCCCTGCGGCTGCGGGCTCTGGACCGGCTGGTCTCGCTGCGCGACTACGAGGACTTCGCGCGGGCCTTCACCGGCATCGGCAAGGCGGCCGCCCAGCACATCACCGACGGCCGCCGCCGGTTCGTGCTCGTCACGGTCGCCGCAGCGGACGACGCGCCCCTGACCGCGGCCTCGCCCCTGGTGGCCGCGCTCCAGGCGGCGCTGGCCCGGTACGGGGACCCGCGGCTGCCGGTGCGCGTGGCCGTGCGGGACCGGGTGCTGCTCGTCCTGTCGGCCGGGGTGCGGGTGCAGTCCGAACGCACCTGGGAGGGGGTCGCGCCCGCGGTCCGCGCCGCACTCCACGACGCCCTGGGTTTCGAGCGTGCCGAACTGGCGGGCTCCGTCCACCTGAGCACGGCCGTGCGCGCCGCGCAGTCCGTGGACGGAGTCGACCATGTCGACGTCGACGTCTTCGCGGGCATCCCCGACGACATCGACCCGGTGGGCCTGGCGGGGCTCGCGGGCGAACTCACCACGGCGCGCCCCTGTGTCGCGGCGCGGCCCGCCGGGTTCCGGACCCTGCGGCACAGCACCGTCCCCGGCGACACGCTCACCTCGGTCGCCACCCGCAACGGGCTCACGGTCGACCAGCTCCTGCGGCTCAACCCCGGCATCGGCCACACCGAGCTCAGGGGCGACCTCTCGACCACCTTCCCCTCACCGGTCGTCCGGCGCGGACTGCGGCCCGCGCAGCTGGCCGTGCTCGACGCCTCGACCCCCGAGACCCTCGTGCTGCGGAGGATCCCATGA
- a CDS encoding DUF6519 domain-containing protein, with the protein MQGDFSRVTFDPVHRFSAVLSQQGRVQLDSEINEQTAILLHYLRGLVTDVLGPAACPVAGEEDPGGFRVDFTDGVLKVSPGHMYVDGMLCECDGAEYWSQPDGHLDQNHDESRKLPADPFMVYLRVWERLVTAHEEPSIRELALGLHGPDTTLRTRVVWQLDWVSLGPGGLEVFPEADNALTALKEGLDRRFGARGMLAARAQLPEDETDPCDLSPESGFRGPENQLYRVEVHRGGTAGQATFKWSRENGSVVFPVRSAAGATFELDTLGRDDKLGLDLGDVVEVVDDASVARAAWDVVPRDATRLYRIVEIDHAARRVTLDNDPAFDPHQLGLGTAPGLRPLLRRWDHRPPESAEHSGALPVEEGRWLTLEDGVQVRFEPAPPPAGVPGGEDAEDAEPVRRVYRPGDYWLIPARVVTGDVLWPEDAQGKREPRMPHGVEYHYAPLAKVEPAGDADRTVIDLRSLFVPLAKARA; encoded by the coding sequence ATGCAAGGCGACTTCTCCCGGGTCACGTTCGACCCGGTCCATCGGTTCTCGGCCGTCCTGTCCCAGCAGGGGCGGGTCCAGCTCGACTCCGAGATCAACGAGCAGACCGCGATCCTGCTGCACTACCTGCGCGGGCTCGTCACCGATGTGCTCGGCCCCGCGGCCTGTCCGGTCGCCGGCGAGGAGGACCCGGGAGGCTTCCGGGTCGACTTCACCGACGGGGTGCTGAAGGTGTCACCCGGGCACATGTACGTCGACGGCATGCTCTGCGAGTGCGACGGCGCGGAGTACTGGAGCCAGCCCGACGGGCATCTCGACCAGAATCACGACGAGAGCCGGAAGCTGCCGGCCGATCCGTTCATGGTGTATCTGCGGGTGTGGGAGCGCCTGGTGACGGCGCATGAGGAACCGTCGATCCGGGAGCTCGCGCTCGGCCTGCACGGCCCGGACACCACGCTGCGGACCCGTGTCGTGTGGCAGCTGGACTGGGTGTCCCTCGGCCCCGGGGGTCTTGAGGTCTTTCCCGAGGCCGACAACGCCCTCACGGCCCTGAAGGAAGGGCTCGACCGGCGGTTCGGTGCCCGCGGCATGCTCGCCGCCCGCGCCCAGCTCCCCGAGGACGAGACCGACCCCTGCGATCTGTCCCCCGAATCCGGCTTCCGGGGGCCGGAGAACCAGCTGTACCGCGTGGAGGTGCACCGCGGGGGAACGGCCGGCCAGGCGACGTTCAAGTGGTCGCGGGAGAACGGCTCGGTCGTCTTCCCCGTGCGGTCCGCCGCAGGCGCGACCTTCGAACTGGACACCCTCGGCCGGGACGACAAGCTCGGGCTCGATCTCGGCGATGTCGTCGAGGTGGTCGACGACGCCTCGGTCGCCCGCGCGGCCTGGGACGTGGTCCCGCGGGACGCCACCCGGCTGTACCGGATCGTGGAGATCGATCACGCCGCCCGCCGGGTCACCCTCGACAACGACCCGGCGTTCGACCCCCACCAGCTCGGGCTCGGCACCGCGCCCGGACTCCGGCCGCTGCTGCGCCGCTGGGACCACCGCCCTCCGGAGTCCGCCGAGCACAGTGGTGCGCTGCCCGTCGAGGAGGGCAGATGGCTGACGCTGGAGGACGGCGTCCAGGTGCGGTTCGAACCCGCCCCGCCGCCCGCCGGGGTCCCTGGTGGGGAGGACGCCGAGGACGCCGAGCCCGTACGGCGGGTCTACCGGCCGGGAGACTACTGGCTGATCCCCGCCCGGGTCGTCACCGGGGACGTGCTGTGGCCGGAGGACGCCCAGGGGAAGCGGGAGCCCCGGATGCCGCACGGGGTGGAGTACCACTACGCGCCGCTGGCCAAGGTCGAGCCCGCGGGAGACGCCGACCGGACCGTGATCGATCTGCGCTCGCTCTTCGTCCCGCTGGCCAAAGCCCGGGCATAG